Proteins encoded within one genomic window of Cucumis sativus cultivar 9930 chromosome 3, Cucumber_9930_V3, whole genome shotgun sequence:
- the LOC101216944 gene encoding strigolactone esterase D14, which yields MYNGFNCGGGSAIAEALNVNVYGNGSETLVLAHGFGLDQNVWHYMVPYLACFFKVVVFDLVFSPNVKLELYDERKYSSFDGYAKDLLCVLDHLHVKRTIYVGHSMSAMVGCVAATYRPQLFHHLVLLNASPRYLNGEGYIGGFEKPQVDELLKEMDKNFTKWAKQFAPFAVMVNNSKAMTEVEHSLGRMNPKIALTVAKMVFLSDLTKLLPKVKTSTSIILTKKDNIVPKSVAFFIKSNIGGNSNVNILKSQGHFPQLTAFPQLLKVLTKVLQLKQYKIINN from the exons ATGTATAATGGATTCAATTGTGGAGGTGGATCAGCGATTGCCGAAGCTCTCAATGTCAATGTGTATGGCAATGGCAGCGAGACACTCGTGTTGGCTCACGGATTCGGGTTGGATCAAAATGTTTGGCATTACATGGTTCCCTACCTTGCTTGTTTCTTCAAAGTGGTTGTTTTTGACTTGGTTTTTTCTCCAAATGTGAAGCTTGAGCTATATGATGAGAGGAAGTACTCAAGTTTTGATGGATATGCCAAAGATCTGTTATGTGTTCTTGACCATCTCCATGTTAAGAGAACTATTTACGTCGGTCATTCCATGTCCGCTATGGTTGGATGTGTTGCTGCAACCTATAGGCCTCAACTCTTTCACCATCTTGTATTGTTGAATGCCTCTCCAAG GTATCTCAATGGTGAAGGATATATTGGGGGATTTGAAAAGCCACAAGTTGATGaacttttgaaagaaatgGATAAAAACTTCACAAAATGGGCAAAACAATTTGCTCCATTTGCTGTGATGGTGAACAATTCTAAAGCAATGACAGAAGTTGAGCATTCTTTGGGAAGAATGAACCCAAAAATTGCTCTAACTGTTGCAAAAATGGTGTTCTTAAGTGATTTAACAAAGCTTCTACCAAAAGTAAAAACTTCAACCTCCATTattcttacaaaaaaagaCAACATTGTCCCAAAATCAGTtgcatttttcataaaatcaaatattggTGGTAATTCAAATGTTAACATATTGAAATCTCAAGGCCACTTCCCTCAACTAACAGCTTTTCctcaacttttgaaagttttgactAAAGTTCTTCAACTCAAACAGTACAAGATCATCAACAATTGA